One Anabaena sphaerica FACHB-251 DNA segment encodes these proteins:
- a CDS encoding ATP-binding protein, with product MKQNSKIWQKFDIFSLRLRLILGIALVSALGLGGLASWTSWKMQQILINSHKYNIAKIADRLPRDVLLYNEMMPIETSLQKAINNLTSKDTFLWVKGADHKIIAKSNNWHLLSDETASQLMSLTEMLVKPELGKVSQRYFILCSGTLPGNGKVLGKLFVVQDVTSEQIMFMAMVRSLAIASILVIIVICVVIAFYIQHSLQPLRQLNQMTAVISLSDLGQAQLYLKNAPTEVKELANTFNMMLSRLAQSWEQERQFVSNVSHELRTPLTIVNGYLQSVLRRQNNLNPHQLEALETASLETERTIRLLQDLLDLARADSGYLHLRKELCLLNDLVAEVVSMAEKYSGRVIKIESINREIEAIIDYNRLKQVLINLIDNAVKYSAADTPVIIKLNLQSEEVIIQVCDHGFGIPLQHQSRIFERFYRVDEARTSTTGGSGLGLSIVKTFVESMGGKVSVRSRLGEGSIFTISLPAAPLPIKV from the coding sequence GTGAAACAAAATAGTAAAATTTGGCAGAAGTTTGATATTTTTTCGCTACGGTTACGCCTAATTTTAGGGATTGCTTTAGTTTCTGCTTTGGGATTAGGTGGACTTGCTAGTTGGACAAGTTGGAAAATGCAGCAAATTTTAATTAATAGTCATAAATATAATATTGCCAAAATTGCCGATCGCTTACCGCGTGATGTGCTGCTTTATAATGAAATGATGCCTATAGAAACTAGTTTACAAAAGGCAATTAATAATTTGACATCTAAAGATACGTTTTTATGGGTGAAAGGTGCTGATCATAAAATTATTGCTAAATCTAATAATTGGCATCTGTTATCAGATGAAACAGCCTCTCAGCTAATGTCTTTAACTGAGATGTTGGTTAAACCAGAATTAGGAAAAGTTAGTCAACGTTATTTTATTTTGTGTAGTGGTACTTTGCCAGGAAACGGTAAGGTTTTAGGTAAGTTATTTGTGGTGCAGGATGTGACTAGCGAACAGATTATGTTTATGGCAATGGTGAGAAGTTTGGCTATTGCTAGTATTTTAGTGATTATAGTAATTTGTGTGGTGATCGCCTTTTATATTCAGCATTCTCTCCAACCTTTACGGCAGTTAAATCAAATGACTGCTGTGATTTCTCTATCAGATTTAGGGCAAGCACAATTATATCTAAAAAATGCCCCCACTGAAGTTAAAGAATTAGCAAATACTTTTAACATGATGTTATCTCGTCTTGCCCAATCTTGGGAGCAAGAACGACAATTTGTAAGTAATGTTTCCCATGAGTTACGCACGCCATTAACTATTGTTAATGGTTATTTACAAAGTGTTTTAAGACGACAAAATAATTTAAATCCTCACCAACTAGAAGCTTTAGAAACCGCATCCCTAGAAACGGAACGCACTATTAGACTTTTACAAGATTTACTGGATTTAGCTAGGGCTGATAGTGGTTATTTGCATTTAAGAAAGGAACTCTGTTTACTCAATGATTTAGTTGCAGAAGTTGTGAGTATGGCAGAGAAGTATAGCGGCAGGGTTATCAAAATTGAGTCAATTAATCGGGAAATTGAGGCAATTATAGACTATAATCGCTTAAAACAAGTCTTAATCAATTTGATTGACAATGCTGTTAAGTATTCGGCAGCAGATACACCTGTAATTATTAAGCTCAATTTACAAAGTGAAGAGGTAATTATTCAAGTTTGTGATCACGGTTTTGGTATTCCTTTACAACATCAATCACGGATTTTTGAACGATTTTACCGTGTAGATGAAGCGCGTACTTCTACTACCGGGGGTTCTGGTTTGGGATTGTCGATTGTTAAGACTTTTGTAGAAAGTATGGGTGGTAAGGTGAGTGTGCGCTCACGTTTGGGTGAAGGAAGTATCTTTACAATTAGTTTACCTGCCGCACCATTACCTATCAAGGTGTAA
- a CDS encoding response regulator transcription factor: protein MTHILLVEDEVKLARFIELELNYEGYQVSVAYDGLTALTAARELNLDLIILDWMLPGVSGLEICRRLRSTGDKVPIILLTAKDEVSDRVAGLDAGADDYVVKPFSVEELLARVRAHLRRSKETDSADILTFEDLSLNRLTREVYRGQRLIELTAKEFDLLDYLLTHPRQVITRDRILEEVWGYDFMGDSNIIEVYIRYLRLKLEANNEKRLLQTVRGVGYVLRD, encoded by the coding sequence ATGACGCACATCTTACTGGTAGAAGATGAGGTCAAACTGGCTCGATTTATAGAATTAGAATTGAATTATGAAGGCTATCAAGTCAGCGTGGCCTATGATGGATTAACAGCACTGACAGCAGCACGGGAGTTAAATCTAGATTTAATCATTTTAGATTGGATGCTACCTGGTGTGTCAGGGTTAGAAATTTGCCGTCGCTTGCGGAGTACCGGTGATAAAGTGCCGATAATTTTATTAACCGCTAAAGATGAAGTCAGCGATCGCGTGGCTGGTTTAGATGCTGGTGCTGATGATTACGTAGTCAAACCATTCAGTGTCGAAGAATTATTAGCCAGAGTCCGCGCCCATCTCCGTAGAAGTAAAGAAACAGACAGCGCAGATATCTTAACATTTGAAGACCTGAGTTTAAATCGCCTTACCAGGGAAGTTTACCGAGGCCAGCGATTAATAGAGTTAACTGCTAAAGAATTTGATTTACTAGATTATTTACTCACCCATCCGCGACAGGTAATTACACGCGATCGCATTTTAGAAGAAGTCTGGGGTTATGACTTCATGGGTGATTCTAACATCATTGAAGTTTACATTCGCTACTTACGCCTCAAACTCGAAGCCAACAACGAAAAGCGACTGCTGCAAACTGTGCGTGGTGTCGGCTACGTATTACGCGATTGA
- the nuoK gene encoding NADH-quinone oxidoreductase subunit NuoK translates to MQLQYFLLLAAALFCIGIYGLITSRNAVRVLMSIELLLNAVNLNLMAFSNFLDSTLIKGQVFTVFVITVAAAEAAVGLAIVLAIYRNRDTVDMEQFNLLKW, encoded by the coding sequence ATGCAACTTCAATACTTTTTATTACTAGCAGCAGCTTTGTTTTGCATCGGCATCTATGGCCTAATTACCAGCCGTAACGCGGTGCGGGTGCTAATGTCAATTGAGTTATTGCTGAATGCTGTTAATCTGAATTTAATGGCATTTTCCAACTTTCTTGACTCAACATTAATTAAAGGTCAGGTTTTCACTGTTTTTGTGATTACCGTGGCAGCTGCTGAAGCGGCGGTGGGTTTAGCGATTGTACTTGCTATTTATCGCAACCGTGATACCGTCGATATGGAGCAGTTTAATCTCCTGAAGTGGTAA
- the arsS gene encoding arsenosugar biosynthesis radical SAM (seleno)protein ArsS (Some members of this family are selenoproteins.), which produces MIQTEITPFLEKISSPLTKKEINVLQINLGKRCNLACNHCHVEAGPQRTEELSLEICLELIDFLFKFPEIKIVDLTGGAPEMNYGFKPLVEAARLAGKQVIVRSNLTIFFVESFGYLPEFFAKNQVRVVASLPCYLADNVDKMRGNGVFDDSIKALQWLNKLGYGKDPNLILDLVYNPQLPKDDKFSLTPEQTNLEIAYKTFLQEHFDIVFNNLFTITNLPVGRTKLHLERKKLYSSYLQFLESQFNPDTVENLMCRDEISVDYLGNLYDCDFNQMMNLPAKTKNGKTLTISTLLKAGSLDLISEVQTSDYCYGCTAGCGSSCGGALV; this is translated from the coding sequence ATGATACAAACAGAAATTACACCTTTTTTAGAAAAAATTAGTTCACCTTTAACAAAAAAAGAAATCAATGTTTTACAAATCAATCTAGGGAAACGCTGTAATCTCGCTTGTAATCATTGTCATGTCGAAGCTGGACCGCAAAGAACAGAGGAACTTTCTTTAGAAATTTGTTTAGAGTTAATTGATTTTCTGTTTAAATTTCCAGAAATTAAAATCGTTGATTTAACTGGTGGCGCTCCAGAAATGAATTATGGTTTTAAGCCATTAGTAGAAGCTGCAAGGTTAGCAGGTAAACAAGTCATTGTTAGATCCAATTTGACAATTTTTTTTGTTGAAAGTTTTGGATATTTACCAGAATTTTTTGCTAAAAATCAAGTCAGAGTAGTAGCTTCTCTACCCTGTTATTTAGCAGATAATGTAGATAAAATGCGGGGTAATGGTGTTTTTGATGATTCTATTAAAGCTTTGCAATGGCTGAACAAACTTGGTTATGGAAAAGACCCAAACTTAATTTTAGATTTGGTGTACAATCCCCAATTACCAAAGGATGATAAATTTTCCTTAACTCCAGAACAAACAAATCTAGAAATTGCTTATAAAACGTTCTTGCAAGAACATTTTGATATTGTCTTTAACAACCTCTTCACTATCACTAATCTACCCGTCGGCAGAACCAAGTTACATTTAGAACGGAAAAAGCTTTATTCTAGCTATTTGCAGTTTTTAGAATCGCAGTTTAACCCCGATACAGTTGAAAATCTCATGTGTCGTGATGAAATTTCAGTTGATTATTTGGGCAATCTTTATGATTGCGACTTTAACCAAATGATGAATTTACCTGCAAAAACCAAGAATGGGAAAACCTTAACAATTAGCACATTGTTAAAAGCTGGTAGTTTAGATTTGATTAGTGAAGTGCAAACTTCTGACTATTGCTATGGTTGTACTGCTGGCTGTGGTTCTAGCTGTGGTGGTGCTTTGGTTTAA
- a CDS encoding DM13 domain-containing protein codes for MKFPHLAIFTLFTLLTVSCGKEVTSTPIDNKPESVRNVTTSVVESGNFKTLEHSTQGKVSVISDNGISYLQFNQSFKTDSGPDLVVILHRGNVPSKSLKEQEYVSVAKLQNIKGSQRYALPKNVNLADFNSVAIWCRKFNVTFGYASLPKTN; via the coding sequence ATGAAGTTTCCACACTTAGCGATTTTTACCCTCTTTACCCTTCTCACTGTAAGCTGTGGGAAGGAAGTAACTTCAACTCCCATAGATAATAAGCCTGAGTCTGTGAGAAATGTCACTACTTCAGTAGTAGAGTCTGGAAACTTTAAGACTCTGGAACATAGCACTCAGGGAAAAGTGAGCGTTATTAGTGACAATGGAATTAGCTATTTACAATTTAATCAAAGTTTTAAAACTGATAGTGGTCCAGATTTAGTTGTAATTCTCCATCGTGGTAATGTACCTTCTAAATCTCTCAAAGAACAAGAATATGTGAGTGTTGCAAAGTTACAAAACATCAAAGGTTCTCAACGTTATGCTTTACCTAAAAATGTGAATTTAGCTGATTTTAACTCTGTGGCTATCTGGTGTCGCAAGTTTAATGTTACTTTTGGTTATGCTAGTTTGCCTAAAACCAATTAA
- a CDS encoding GNAT family N-acetyltransferase, translating into MYHNRINSPLYLSEFPVLQSEKYILRLATTEEELESVFRLRFQVFNLELGLGFSSSNFAGMDRDKFDDVCHHLLLIAKDTGATIGTYRMQTYTMAAKGLGFDAADIFNLSQIPDFVLQSSVEIGRACIAKEYRNSYTLLLLWQGLANYLISTGNQYFFGCASLLTQCTQQAVCAYNYFLCNHWLHPNILVTPNVEYSLEIHQNCPDIYDVEIPKILQAYLSIGAKICSLPAIDRHFQTIDFLIISNIGDWGVGSGDWVEFDY; encoded by the coding sequence ATGTATCACAATCGCATCAATTCCCCATTATATCTTTCTGAATTTCCGGTCTTGCAAAGTGAAAAGTATATCCTGCGACTTGCTACAACTGAGGAAGAGTTAGAATCTGTTTTCCGCTTACGTTTTCAGGTTTTTAATCTAGAACTGGGTTTGGGATTTTCGAGTTCTAATTTTGCCGGGATGGATCGAGATAAATTTGATGATGTTTGCCATCATTTACTTCTCATTGCTAAAGATACGGGTGCAACAATTGGTACATATCGAATGCAAACCTATACAATGGCTGCTAAAGGTTTAGGGTTTGATGCTGCTGATATATTTAATCTGTCTCAAATTCCCGATTTTGTACTTCAGTCATCTGTAGAAATTGGACGTGCTTGTATAGCTAAAGAATATCGCAATAGTTATACTCTTTTATTACTTTGGCAAGGATTAGCTAATTATCTGATTTCTACTGGTAATCAATATTTTTTCGGTTGTGCATCTTTGTTAACACAATGTACTCAGCAAGCAGTTTGTGCCTATAATTATTTTCTGTGTAATCATTGGCTACATCCGAATATTTTAGTAACTCCTAATGTTGAATATTCTCTAGAAATTCATCAAAATTGCCCAGATATATATGATGTGGAAATTCCCAAAATTTTACAAGCTTATTTGAGTATTGGGGCTAAAATTTGTAGTCTGCCAGCTATTGATAGACATTTTCAAACTATTGATTTTTTAATTATCTCTAATATTGGGGATTGGGGAGTGGGGAGTGGGGATTGGGTGGAGTTTGATTATTAG
- the arsM gene encoding arsenosugar biosynthesis arsenite methyltransferase ArsM, giving the protein MTYLETAAQFYSEVAQTPEVGLCCVQSTPLQLPGLKIPLVMQEMNYGCGTTVHTTELANQPTVLYVGVGGGLEALQFAYFSRRPGAVIAVEPVEAMREAARRNLEIAAQENPWFDTSFVEIRSGDAFNLPVADASVDVVAQNCLFNIFEPADLTRALKAAYRVLKPGGRLQMSDPIATSPIPPHLQQDEQLRAMCLSGALTYQEYTELIINAGFGQIEIRARRPYRLLDKQTYNLQKNLLLESLDSVAFKVQIPEDGACIFTGKTAIYAGTETFFDDAAGHILQRGIPAAVCDKTAAKLASLKPTEIMVTDSTWHYDGGGCC; this is encoded by the coding sequence ATGACTTATTTAGAAACCGCAGCACAATTTTACAGCGAAGTTGCCCAAACACCAGAAGTAGGACTGTGTTGTGTCCAAAGTACACCCCTGCAACTACCAGGATTAAAAATACCTTTAGTCATGCAGGAAATGAATTATGGTTGTGGTACTACTGTTCACACCACTGAACTAGCAAATCAACCCACAGTCCTGTATGTTGGTGTTGGCGGTGGTTTAGAAGCACTACAATTTGCTTATTTTTCCCGTCGTCCCGGTGCGGTAATTGCTGTTGAACCAGTGGAAGCCATGCGCGAAGCCGCTAGACGTAACTTAGAAATTGCTGCTCAAGAAAATCCTTGGTTTGATACTAGTTTTGTGGAAATTCGTTCAGGGGATGCCTTTAACTTACCCGTTGCCGATGCCTCTGTAGATGTAGTCGCCCAAAATTGTCTTTTCAACATCTTTGAGCCAGCAGATTTAACTCGCGCCCTAAAAGCAGCATATCGGGTATTAAAACCAGGTGGAAGATTGCAAATGAGTGACCCCATTGCTACTAGTCCTATTCCTCCACATTTACAACAAGATGAACAACTACGGGCTATGTGTTTATCTGGCGCTCTCACCTATCAAGAGTATACCGAACTAATTATCAATGCGGGGTTTGGACAAATTGAAATTCGCGCCCGTCGTCCTTATAGATTATTAGATAAACAAACTTATAACCTCCAAAAAAATCTCCTGCTTGAAAGTCTTGATTCCGTTGCTTTTAAAGTGCAAATTCCTGAAGATGGCGCTTGTATCTTTACAGGTAAAACAGCAATTTATGCAGGTACAGAAACTTTTTTTGATGACGCTGCTGGACATATTTTACAACGTGGTATTCCTGCGGCTGTTTGTGATAAAACTGCTGCTAAATTAGCTTCTTTAAAACCAACGGAAATCATGGTAACAGATTCCACTTGGCACTATGATGGTGGTGGGTGCTGTTAA
- a CDS encoding NAD(+) kinase: MQLKQVIIAYKARDSQSKRWAELCAKQLEDRQCQVLVGPSGPKDNPYPVFLASASQPIDLALVLGGDGTVLTGARHLASSGIPILGVNVGGHLGFLTESMDEFQEPERVWDRLFEDRYALQRRMMLQAAVYEGHRTNLEPVTEHYLALNEFCVKPASADRMITSILEMEIDGEVVDQYVGDGLIVSTPTGSTGYTVSANGPIMHDGMEAITITPICPMSLSSRPLVLPPGSVVSIWPLGDYDLSTKLWMDGVLSTSIWPGHRVDVRMADCRAKFIILRANNSYYQTLREKLLWAGTRVRYTNNHRN; this comes from the coding sequence GTGCAACTCAAGCAGGTAATCATTGCTTATAAAGCGCGAGACTCCCAGAGTAAACGCTGGGCTGAACTCTGTGCTAAACAACTAGAAGACCGTCAGTGCCAAGTTTTGGTTGGACCTAGCGGACCTAAAGACAACCCCTATCCAGTGTTTTTGGCATCCGCAAGCCAACCTATTGATCTAGCTTTGGTACTTGGTGGTGATGGTACTGTTTTAACCGGTGCCAGACATTTAGCTTCATCTGGCATCCCCATTCTGGGGGTGAATGTGGGAGGTCATTTGGGGTTTTTAACTGAGTCAATGGATGAGTTTCAAGAGCCAGAACGAGTTTGGGATAGGCTATTTGAAGATCGCTATGCTCTCCAACGACGGATGATGTTGCAAGCGGCTGTATATGAAGGTCATCGGACAAATTTAGAACCTGTGACTGAACATTACCTCGCTTTAAACGAGTTTTGTGTTAAACCCGCTTCTGCTGACCGCATGATTACCTCTATTCTAGAAATGGAAATCGACGGTGAGGTAGTTGATCAGTATGTGGGGGATGGGTTGATTGTTTCCACGCCTACAGGTTCTACTGGTTATACTGTTTCGGCTAATGGTCCTATCATGCACGATGGCATGGAGGCTATTACTATCACTCCTATTTGTCCGATGAGTCTTTCTAGTCGTCCCCTGGTTTTACCCCCTGGTTCGGTGGTCAGTATTTGGCCTTTGGGGGATTACGATTTAAGCACTAAATTATGGATGGATGGGGTATTATCTACCTCAATTTGGCCTGGACACCGTGTTGATGTGCGGATGGCTGATTGTCGCGCTAAATTCATTATTCTGCGGGCAAATAATTCATATTATCAGACGCTGCGAGAGAAGTTACTTTGGGCTGGTACAAGGGTTCGCTACACCAATAATCACCGTAATTAA
- a CDS encoding NADH-quinone oxidoreductase subunit J has translation MNLAEGVQVVSFGILGVMMIGAALGVVLFSNIVYSAFLLGGVFISMAGLYLLLNGDFVASAQILIYVGAINVLILFAIMLVNKRQDFSPLPSAGVRKIITGVVSIGLFALLSTMVLATPWAYSSAPVAGQNSIVLIGEHFFTDFLLPFELASVLLLMAMVGAIILARREYLPDQLTPSDLQQTILTLPERPRELVSTGSGTETEE, from the coding sequence GTGAATCTAGCGGAAGGAGTACAAGTTGTTTCATTTGGCATATTGGGTGTGATGATGATTGGGGCAGCACTCGGTGTAGTGCTGTTTTCTAACATTGTCTATTCTGCCTTTTTGCTCGGTGGTGTATTCATCAGCATGGCCGGACTGTACCTATTGCTAAATGGTGATTTTGTAGCATCAGCACAAATTCTGATTTATGTGGGTGCAATTAACGTCTTGATTCTGTTCGCCATTATGTTGGTAAACAAACGTCAGGATTTTTCACCTTTACCTAGTGCTGGGGTGCGGAAAATAATTACAGGTGTGGTGAGCATAGGACTGTTTGCCCTCTTAAGTACGATGGTACTGGCAACACCTTGGGCTTATTCTTCTGCACCTGTAGCTGGTCAAAATTCTATAGTTTTAATTGGTGAACATTTCTTCACTGACTTTTTACTGCCCTTTGAATTAGCTTCCGTGTTGTTGCTGATGGCAATGGTAGGAGCAATTATTTTGGCACGTCGGGAATATTTACCAGACCAACTCACCCCTTCTGACTTGCAACAAACGATCTTAACCTTGCCAGAACGCCCCAGAGAACTGGTATCAACTGGTAGCGGTACTGAAACTGAGGAATAG